One part of the Anaeromyxobacter sp. Fw109-5 genome encodes these proteins:
- the ruvA gene encoding Holliday junction branch migration protein RuvA, giving the protein MIARLAGKVAEKGADHVVLDVGGVGYLVHLSAVSLAGLPPQGGDGTLRIFTNVRQDAIELYGFASEDEEAVFRALIDVKGVGPRAAQNILSGIDARELAQAVAGSDVARLTKVPGIGKKTAERLVVELKEKLALLARAAGPARAKPGAGVVEQLRQALVNLGYKPPQADAAADALRDEAEGKKLDELLREALKRLRG; this is encoded by the coding sequence GTGATCGCGCGCCTCGCGGGGAAGGTGGCGGAGAAGGGCGCGGATCACGTCGTGCTCGACGTGGGCGGGGTCGGCTACCTCGTGCACCTGTCGGCCGTCTCGCTCGCCGGCCTGCCGCCGCAGGGCGGCGACGGCACGCTGCGGATCTTCACCAACGTCCGGCAGGACGCGATCGAGCTGTACGGCTTCGCCAGCGAGGACGAGGAGGCGGTGTTCCGCGCGCTCATCGACGTGAAAGGCGTCGGGCCGCGCGCGGCGCAGAACATCCTCTCCGGCATCGACGCGCGCGAGCTCGCCCAGGCGGTCGCGGGCAGCGACGTGGCGCGGCTCACCAAGGTGCCCGGCATCGGCAAGAAGACCGCGGAGCGGCTCGTCGTCGAGCTGAAGGAGAAGCTCGCGCTCTTGGCGCGCGCCGCGGGCCCCGCGCGGGCGAAGCCCGGCGCGGGCGTGGTCGAGCAGCTCCGCCAGGCCCTCGTGAACCTCGGCTACAAGCCGCCCCAGGCCGACGCCGCCGCCGACGCGCTGCGCGACGAGGCGGAGGGGAAGAAGCTCGACGAGCTGCTCCGCGAGGCGCTGAAGCGGCTGCGGGGTTGA